In Streptomyces nojiriensis, one genomic interval encodes:
- a CDS encoding lysophospholipid acyltransferase family protein — MKFSIGGSLKLAFRPWVEGLENIPAEGPAILASNHLSFSDSFFLPAVLDRKVTFIAKAEYFTSPGVKGKLTAAFFKGVGQLPVDRSGARGAGEAAIQSGIKVIEAGELFGIYPEGTRSPDGRLYRGKPGGLARVALATGAPVIPVAMIDTEKIQPPGKVVPKLMRPGIRIGKPLDFSRYHGMDNDRFILRSVTDEVMYEIMKLSGQEYVDIYATAAKRQIADAEKAEKAAKAEKAEKGEKADGTSE; from the coding sequence ATGAAGTTCTCCATCGGCGGTTCACTGAAGCTCGCTTTCAGGCCGTGGGTGGAGGGCCTCGAGAACATTCCCGCGGAGGGGCCGGCGATCCTCGCGAGCAACCACCTGTCCTTCTCCGACTCCTTCTTCCTGCCGGCGGTGCTGGACCGGAAGGTCACCTTCATCGCGAAGGCGGAGTACTTCACCTCCCCGGGGGTCAAGGGCAAGCTGACGGCCGCCTTCTTCAAGGGCGTCGGCCAGCTCCCGGTGGACCGCTCCGGCGCCCGCGGGGCCGGTGAGGCCGCGATCCAGAGCGGCATCAAGGTCATCGAGGCCGGAGAGCTGTTCGGTATCTACCCCGAGGGCACGCGTTCACCCGACGGACGCCTCTACCGCGGCAAGCCCGGCGGTCTGGCCCGCGTCGCCCTGGCCACCGGTGCGCCCGTGATCCCCGTAGCGATGATCGACACGGAGAAGATCCAGCCGCCCGGCAAGGTGGTCCCCAAGCTGATGCGCCCGGGGATCCGGATCGGCAAGCCGCTGGACTTCAGCCGCTACCACGGCATGGACAACGACCGCTTCATCCTCCGCTCGGTGACCGACGAGGTCATGTACGAGATCATGAAGCTCTCCGGCCAGGAGTACGTCGACATCTACGCGACGGCGGCCAAGCGCCAGATCGCCGACGCCGAGAAGGCCGAGAAGGCCGCCAAGGCGGAGAAGGCCGAAAAGGGCGAGAAGGCCGACGGCACGTCGGAGTAG